The DNA region CCGCGACCTGCTGCTGTGGTGTCAGCGCGAGGGCCGCAGCGACACCCGGGTGCGTACCGCGCTGGCCGAGCAGCACGCGATCACCCGCGCGGTCTACGACGCGGCCCGTCCCGGCATCGACGAGCTGGCGCCATGTTCACGACCCTGTGTGGCGTCGGCGCTGACGCTGTACTCCGAGATCCTGGACCGAATCGAGGCGATCGACTTCGAGATCTTCGGTCGCCGTGCGACGGTGGGTAAGCCGCGCCGGTTGGCGGTGGCGGTCGCCGGGCTCGGGAAAGCGTGGGCGAACAGGCTTCGATTCGGGAGTGTCTGAGGGTGAGAAACCTGTGAGCGACCGGCGTCGGCAGAAGTGGCCGGGCCGGCCGGGTTTGACCGCGGTGCGCGCCGACGGCCAGCGGCCCAACGCGGTGGTGGTCGGTGGCGGTATCGCCGGTCTGGCTGCGGCTACCGGTCTGGCCGAGCGCGGCGTCCGCGTCGATGTGGTGGAGCGCTGCGACTACCTCGGCGGGCGTGTCGGCGGCTGGTCGGACCGGCTGGCCGACGGGTCACCTACGGCGATGAACCGGGGTTTCCACGCGTTCTTCCGCCAGTACTACAACTTGCGGGCGCTGCTGCAGCGCAGCGACCCGACACTGGCGGCGCTGAGCCCGGTCGAGGACTATCCGCTGATCGACGGCGACGGACGGCGCGACACCTTCCGTGGGCTGCCTCAGACACCACCGCTGAACGCGCTGGCGTTCGCGTTGCGCAGCCCCACTTTCCGGATGCGCGATCTGGTGCGTCTGGACGCGAAGGCGGCCGCGCCCCTGGCGGCTGTGTCGGTACCCGAGACCTATGAGCTGCTCGACCACCGCGACGCGGCGACCTTCCTGCGCGACATTCGATTCCCTGACGCTGCAAGGCATCTGGCGTTCGAGGTGTTCGCCCGAAGCTTCTTCGCCCGCCCCGAGAAGCTGTCGGCCGGTGAGCTGGTCACCATGTTCCACATCTATTTCCTGGGCTCCAGCGAGGGCCTGATATTCGACGTCGCTAACGCCAACTTCGATGTGGCGCTGTGGAATCCGTTACGCGACTATCTGTCCACCCGCGGGGTGTCGTTCCACACCGGCGTGCAGGCACACCAGCTGAGCGTGGGGGAGCAGGTGACGGTGAGTAGTTCGGCCGGTGACTTCGAGGCCGATGCCGCCGTGCTGGCCACCGACGTCGCGGGACTGCAGCGCCTGGTGGAGGCCTCGCCGACGCTCGGTGACACAGCGTGGCGCGAGCAGGTGGCGGGGATGGGTGTGGCGCCGGCGTTCGTGGTGCTGCGATTGTGGTTGGACCGCGCGGTCCGTTCGGATCGTTCGGCGTTCGTCGGGACAGGCGGGCGAGAGCCGCTGGACAATATCAGCGTGCTGGAACGTTACGAACGCGAAGCGGCCGACTGGGCCGGCCGTACCGGCGGCTCGGTGGTCGAGCTGCACGCGTACTCGGTGACCGACGCCGACGACGTGGTGTGTGACGCACTGATCAAGCGGATGCACGAGCTTTATCCCGAGACCGCCGACGCGACCATCGTCGACCAGCGGGTGCTGCGCCGCCAGGACTGCCCGCGGTTCGCGCCGGGCGACTTCGCCGTCCGGCCGACGGTGGCCACCCCCGAGCCACGGGTCAAGCTGGCCGGGGACGGCATTCGCATCGACCTGCCGGTCGCGTTGATGGAACGGGCGGCCACCACGGGGTGGACCGCCGCCAACGAGCTGCTCGGCGGATTCGGTCTGGCCGGACATGCGCTGCACACCGTGCCCAACCGGGGGCGCTCGTCGCTGCTGCGCCGGCTGGCGGGGGATCGCCGATGAGTCAGTGGCGCAAGCGTCTGGCCGAAGCCTTTCCGTTCCAGGTCATTGCGGCCACCAACTGGGCGGCGCAGACGCCGTCCTACGCCGATGCCAACCCGGCGTTGATCCGCTCCGCGCTGATCCGGGCGCAGCGTCGCCCCGGCGGCAACTGGTTCACCTTTGCGGCGAGCTCCTCGATCACCACCAAGGCGTTGGGCACCTCGGTCGGTGGTCGCCAGCTGGTGGCCTGGCGGGGCGTCGACGGTCGGCTGCTGGTCGCGCCGCGGGCCTGTCCGCATCTGGGTGCCGACCTGGCGACCGCGCCGGTGCACTGCGGCACTTTGGTGTGCCCGTGGCACGGTCTGCGCTTGGGCGATCAGCGCCATGGCGCCTGGAAGCCGTTGCCCGCCTTCGACGACGGCGTGCTGTGCTGGGTCCGCCTCGACGAGGTGGGCGGTGGGCAGCCCACCGACGCTCCGGTGGCGATGCCGCGGCCTCCGGAGCCGTCGATCGCCGCGGTAACCCGGCTCGAAGGCGTCTGCGAGCCGGCCGACATCGTGTCCAATCGGCTCGATCCGTGGCACGGCGCATGGTTTCACCCGTACTCCTTCACGCAGCTTCGGGTGCTCAGTGCGCCGCCGGCCGAAGACGATCTGCCCGAGGACGAGGACAAGTTCGTCGTCGAGGTGACCTTCCGGATGGGACGGCTCGGCGTGCCGGTGGTCGCCGAGTTCACCGCACCCGCCCCGCGCACCGTGGTGATGCGCATCGTCGACGGCGAGGGCAAGGGCAGTGTCGTCGAAACCCACGCCACGCCCGTGGGGCCCGGCCCCGACGGGCGGCCGCGTTCGGCGGTGGTGGAGGCCGTGGTGGCGCACTCCGACCGCCGGCACTTCGGCAAGGGGCTGATCGCCGCCCCGTTGATCAAACCGTTGATGAGTCAGGCTGCTACCCGGCTGTGGCGCGACGACCTGGCCTACGCCGAACGGCTCTACGACCTGCGCTCCTGAGCGATTTCGGCGCGCTAAACGACGCTGAGGGGGCTTTACCGCGCCGAAATCGCGGCGTCGAGCAGCGGAACCTGCTCGGCGGCCCACGGACTGATCGGCCAACCGAAGGAGGCAGCAGCGCGCAGCTGCTCCCACGGCACCCAGGCGAAGTCCATGACCTCGTCAGGATCGACCCGCACCGGCCCGACCGCCTGTCCGCAGAACACCGGACACAGCTCG from Mycobacterium sp. SMC-4 includes:
- a CDS encoding DUF5914 domain-containing protein, whose product is MSQWRKRLAEAFPFQVIAATNWAAQTPSYADANPALIRSALIRAQRRPGGNWFTFAASSSITTKALGTSVGGRQLVAWRGVDGRLLVAPRACPHLGADLATAPVHCGTLVCPWHGLRLGDQRHGAWKPLPAFDDGVLCWVRLDEVGGGQPTDAPVAMPRPPEPSIAAVTRLEGVCEPADIVSNRLDPWHGAWFHPYSFTQLRVLSAPPAEDDLPEDEDKFVVEVTFRMGRLGVPVVAEFTAPAPRTVVMRIVDGEGKGSVVETHATPVGPGPDGRPRSAVVEAVVAHSDRRHFGKGLIAAPLIKPLMSQAATRLWRDDLAYAERLYDLRS
- a CDS encoding FAD-dependent oxidoreductase, giving the protein MSDRRRQKWPGRPGLTAVRADGQRPNAVVVGGGIAGLAAATGLAERGVRVDVVERCDYLGGRVGGWSDRLADGSPTAMNRGFHAFFRQYYNLRALLQRSDPTLAALSPVEDYPLIDGDGRRDTFRGLPQTPPLNALAFALRSPTFRMRDLVRLDAKAAAPLAAVSVPETYELLDHRDAATFLRDIRFPDAARHLAFEVFARSFFARPEKLSAGELVTMFHIYFLGSSEGLIFDVANANFDVALWNPLRDYLSTRGVSFHTGVQAHQLSVGEQVTVSSSAGDFEADAAVLATDVAGLQRLVEASPTLGDTAWREQVAGMGVAPAFVVLRLWLDRAVRSDRSAFVGTGGREPLDNISVLERYEREAADWAGRTGGSVVELHAYSVTDADDVVCDALIKRMHELYPETADATIVDQRVLRRQDCPRFAPGDFAVRPTVATPEPRVKLAGDGIRIDLPVALMERAATTGWTAANELLGGFGLAGHALHTVPNRGRSSLLRRLAGDRR